aaaaggtatagggctggtgattggCGTCAGTTTCTGTGCTGGTCGTCGAATTAGGTGAGCAAATCGTTCGCTTTTATCACAACGCTTGTCCATATTGAGggcgtcttctttgagagtgggccaatagtatccagttcttaaagttttttcggccagggccctccctcctatgtgggagctgcataatccctgatgaagatcttccagtacctcttgccccttctcgggggttacgcagcgGAGAAGTGGCCGTGAGAATGCTTTTTTGTATAGTGTTCCATTCCATATCTTAAACCATGTAcatttcttttgtaatctttctgcctgcttgggatcatcagggagtactccattcattttgaagttgacaatGTCGTCCATCCAGGTGGCTGTTCGATCCAAGATGTCTATTCTCGAGGCGTCAATGCTTTTGGActgttttacctcccagaatACGTGACGTGGCGTGTCGCAGGATGCTGAGCTTGCCAGTTTAGATAAAGCGTCTGCCTTGTTGTTTTCAGACCGGGGGATGTGTTTTACTTCAAAGTTAGACAGCTGTTGGGCTTCTTGGCGGACTTTTTTCAAATATCTTATCATGGCCTCGTCCTTAGCCTCATACTCTCCTTTGACCTGACTGACAATTAATTGCGAGTCAGACAAAACGAGGACGTCTGCTGCCCCTGCGGCTCTGCTCATCTGAATTCCACATATCAGGGCTTCGTATTCGGCTtcgttgtttgacgcctgaaagttgaatcgcattgcatattcatagatatcTCCTTCTGGTGACTCACAGAAAATGCCGGCTCCTGACCCGTTCTGAGTAGCAGAGCCGTCCACATGCACTATCCACtgagttttttcatttttcaaatagggtggcttggtcagttccgcgatgaagtcagcaaatgtctgtccctttattgccttccTTGGTTCATATGAGATATCAAACGCGTGAAGCTCAATTGCCCAATTGAGCATTCTTCCTGACGCTTCAAGGTTGGTGAAAGGTCGCTTAAGCGGTTGATCCGTGTATACCACCAATCGATGGGCCAAGAAatatggacgaagcttcttactagccaagaacagagcaaaaccaaatttttcgaccgttggatatttgagttcagCATTTTGCAACATGTGACTGACAAAGTACACAGGTAGTTGcgttccctccctctctgtaaGCAAGACGGCGCTTAGCGCGTATTCTGAGATGGCAAGATACAGATACAAAACTTCCCCCAAGAGAGGGCTGACCAGCCGTGGCAAGGTGTGCAGATGTTCTTTTAGACGGAGGAAGGCAGCCTCAGCTTGCGTCGTCCACTCAAACTGGGTCCTCTTTttgatggtactgaaaaagtagttacacttgtctccagctctaGATAAGAATCGTCCCAAGGCGGCGAGACACCCAGTGAGGCGTTGCACGTCTTTAACCgtccttggcgacgtcatatcAATGACCGCTTGCACTTTGTCCGGATTTGcttcaatgcccctttcgtcaatcaggaagccaaggaacttgccagaagATACCCCAAATATGCACTTCTTGGGATTAAGTCTCATCTGGTATGTCCTGACGGTTTCAAAGGTTTCTCTCAAGTCGTCAAGGTGATCCTTCTTctgcttgctttttacaatcatgtcgtcaatataggcttctatattcctccccagCTGCTTTACGAAAACTGTGTTTATCAACCGTTGAAAGGTAGCAGGGGAattttttaaaccgaacggcattactttgtagcagtacaatccttgttcTGTGACGAAAGACGTCTTCTCCTGATCTTCGGGCCATAATGGAATTTGGTGgaatccggagtaggcgtccatgaaacTTATCATGGCATGTCCAGCAGTGGAGTCGACGAGTCGGTCTATCTTCGGCAGTGGGAAGCTGTCTTTAGGACATGCTTTATTAAGATCAGTGTAATCAACGCACATTCTCCACGTCTTATTGGGCTTGGGTACCAAGACTACGTTGGCTACCCAGTCTGGGTACTGGCATGGGCGTATGAAGTCTGCATCCATTAGTTTCTTGACCTCGGCAGCGGcggccaaatttcttgcttctccatgattccttttcttttgtCGTACTGGCTTCACAGTACTGTCCACATTCAACTTATGCACGGCCACCGCCGGGTTTATACCGGGCATCTCCTCTACTGTGAAGGAA
This Spinacia oleracea cultivar Varoflay chromosome 6, BTI_SOV_V1, whole genome shotgun sequence DNA region includes the following protein-coding sequences:
- the LOC130463620 gene encoding uncharacterized protein; translated protein: MVISGGIAAGEPCKEGRQKGPPHLRPAQRNLPSVEISEDDYRRAATPYDDDPLVIEVKVDNLKVKRVLVDVGSSSDIISLQCLRKLRHNPGDIEQVYGPLVGFRGSIVRPIGSILLPVSFGIPPVIKEVAIRLANLTTFSIILGRPTLNDLKAVIVPHLLLVKFVGSNGRVGSLYGNQQLARDCYLSTLEPTAWGASPKGKEQTKPPASRRKTRKIPTEHNAERRPEPVGALYDVILDLADPSRTVPIGVHPDDPMSAALVQLLQEYKEIFSFTVEEMPGINPAVAVHKLNVDSTVKPVRQKKRNHGEARNLAAAAEVKKLMDADFIRPCQYPDWVANVVLVPKPNKTWRMCVDYTDLNKACPKDSFPLPKIDRLVDSTAGHAMISFMDAYSGFHQIPLWPEDQEKTSFVTEQGLYCYKQKKDHLDDLRETFETVRTYQMRLNPKKCIFGVSSGKFLGFLIDERGIEANPDKVQAVIDMTSPRTVKDVQRLTGCLAALGRFLSRAGDKCNYFFSTIKKRTQFEWTTQAEAAFLRLKEHLHTLPRLVSPLLGEVLYLYLAISEYALSAVLLTEREGTQLPVKKLRPYFLAHRLVVYTDQPLKRPFTNLEASGRMLNWAIELHAFDISYEPRKWIVHVDGSATQNGSGAGIFCESPEGDIYEYAMRFNFQASNNEAEYEALICGIQMSRAAGAADVLVLSDSQLIVSQVKGEYEAKDEAMIRYLKKVRQEAQQLSNFEVKHIPRSENNKADALSKLASSASCDTPRHVFWEPVLLRNPSEKNVIKTLGEMQTNALPKRLVV